One Clavibacter zhangzhiyongii genomic region harbors:
- a CDS encoding SdpI family protein: MDEDVIGRIVLGLVMVASGVLVIRVAHSTANGRLGRNQVAGIRTASTLASDAAWLAAHQRAKRSTLAAGACAIASAVPTVLPVPFGAVLATVLAGCLAMLGFAIHGTVVGGRAAREAQQSEHGRRPERDRGH, encoded by the coding sequence ATGGACGAGGACGTGATCGGACGGATCGTGCTGGGCCTGGTCATGGTCGCCAGCGGGGTACTGGTCATCCGGGTCGCGCACAGCACGGCGAACGGGAGGCTGGGGCGCAACCAGGTCGCGGGCATCCGCACGGCGTCGACGCTCGCGAGCGACGCCGCCTGGCTCGCCGCGCATCAGCGGGCAAAGCGGTCGACCCTCGCGGCGGGCGCGTGCGCGATCGCCTCGGCGGTGCCCACGGTGCTGCCCGTGCCGTTCGGAGCAGTGCTGGCCACGGTTCTCGCCGGGTGCCTCGCGATGCTCGGCTTCGCGATCCATGGGACGGTCGTCGGCGGGCGGGCAGCACGCGAGGCGCAGCAGAGCGAGCACGGGCGGAGGCCGGAGCGCGACCGGGGGCACTGA
- a CDS encoding helix-turn-helix domain-containing protein — MNEIRIVDLRTQRGWTQERLAETSGITVRTVQRLEAGNDASLDTLTRVAKALEVPVRDLFATVDQSDYGRSVTALDTRAARQQERRDTITDGLEALYYGIGALFTIAVIVGVASNTFTNLAIFLIPAYWIAGWLLSIFLFLVILSPRLDRRYPLSRNRKPPTSDART, encoded by the coding sequence ATGAACGAGATACGAATCGTCGACCTCCGCACACAGCGCGGCTGGACCCAGGAACGACTCGCCGAGACCAGCGGCATCACCGTCCGTACGGTGCAGCGCCTCGAAGCCGGCAACGACGCCAGCCTCGACACCCTCACCCGCGTCGCCAAGGCACTCGAGGTCCCCGTGCGGGACCTCTTCGCCACCGTCGACCAGAGCGACTACGGACGCTCCGTCACCGCCCTCGACACCCGAGCCGCACGGCAGCAGGAACGCCGCGACACCATCACCGACGGACTCGAGGCCCTCTACTACGGCATCGGCGCGCTGTTCACGATCGCCGTCATCGTCGGCGTCGCCTCGAACACGTTCACGAACCTCGCGATCTTCCTCATCCCCGCCTACTGGATCGCCGGATGGCTGCTCTCGATATTCCTGTTCCTCGTCATCCTCAGCCCACGCCTGGACCGCCGCTACCCGCTGTCGCGCAACCGGAAGCCGCCGACATCCGACGCGCGAACCTGA
- a CDS encoding alpha/beta fold hydrolase: MTTMHIARFGTDTSAAVLLLHGGGVAGWMWTSLRQHLESTHLVLVPDLPGHGNSADEPYRAHAATVDALATMLSRNAEGPVAVIGFSLGAQLAMQLASEHPHLVSRAMIVSAQARPIPFTRLTLNALAISAPLARRRWFARLQARELFIPPKLMEDYIATSAAITRPTLLKAVEENMRFQIPTEWPAFPGVALVLAGRKERAVMRESATATQAALPGSALELVDGAGRGLPLQCAEWFNARVSTWLSASTPAV; this comes from the coding sequence ATGACGACCATGCACATCGCCAGGTTCGGCACGGACACCAGCGCTGCCGTCCTGCTCCTTCACGGCGGTGGAGTAGCCGGCTGGATGTGGACCTCGCTGCGGCAGCACCTCGAGTCCACGCATCTCGTGCTCGTTCCCGACCTGCCAGGACACGGCAACAGCGCTGACGAGCCCTACCGCGCACATGCAGCCACAGTGGATGCTCTCGCCACGATGCTGAGCCGTAACGCCGAGGGACCGGTCGCCGTGATCGGCTTCTCTCTGGGTGCCCAGCTCGCCATGCAGCTTGCGTCCGAACATCCACACCTCGTCAGCCGAGCCATGATCGTAAGTGCCCAAGCGCGCCCGATCCCGTTCACGCGACTCACGCTGAACGCACTGGCGATCTCGGCGCCTCTAGCGCGACGCCGCTGGTTCGCCCGCCTCCAAGCCCGCGAGCTCTTCATCCCTCCTAAGCTGATGGAGGACTACATCGCGACGAGCGCCGCCATCACCCGACCCACTCTGCTCAAAGCCGTCGAGGAGAACATGCGCTTCCAGATCCCGACGGAGTGGCCAGCCTTCCCCGGTGTAGCGCTTGTTCTGGCCGGGCGGAAGGAGCGGGCCGTGATGCGCGAGTCTGCGACGGCGACCCAGGCGGCGCTGCCCGGTAGCGCCCTGGAGCTCGTTGACGGTGCCGGGCGCGGCTTGCCCCTTCAGTGCGCGGAGTGGTTCAACGCTCGCGTCTCTACTTGGCTATCCGCGAGCACGCCCGCAGTCTGA
- a CDS encoding CorA family divalent cation transporter, whose product MTTRAATAADLGDASPAGPGTEATPTKDPRTLLLALVERGDEGALVLSERRILIGDMARSGPRIRETARLLTASVSTIDGFISDLATHADEAGDVVLAPSEDGSQIMGRVLDDIAVLQRALRSQTRAVAAIHAASGTHGRSQLDAGYRRRTEDGIVALTGRLGGIRHQVREDLAIHSALMAEQQGAELRALSQASLTLSQETRDLAQLSLQRADESKKVSSWAAILFAPTLIGTVYGMNFRHMPELDFVYGYPLAVAAMIAMGVTLWLIFRRRGWL is encoded by the coding sequence ATGACGACGCGCGCCGCGACGGCGGCCGACCTCGGCGACGCCTCTCCTGCCGGACCGGGGACAGAAGCCACCCCGACGAAGGATCCCCGCACCCTCCTCCTCGCTCTCGTGGAGCGGGGCGATGAGGGCGCGCTCGTCCTGTCGGAGCGGCGGATCCTGATCGGCGATATGGCGCGTTCGGGTCCGCGCATCCGGGAGACTGCTCGCCTCCTGACCGCATCCGTGTCCACCATCGACGGGTTCATCTCCGACCTCGCCACTCATGCGGATGAAGCCGGTGACGTCGTGCTCGCCCCATCCGAGGACGGGTCGCAGATCATGGGCCGGGTGCTGGATGACATCGCGGTCCTGCAACGGGCGCTCCGTTCCCAGACCCGGGCCGTCGCCGCCATCCACGCCGCGAGCGGGACGCACGGTCGGTCGCAGCTGGACGCCGGCTACCGGCGCCGCACAGAGGATGGCATCGTCGCGCTCACGGGACGCCTCGGCGGCATCCGGCACCAGGTGCGCGAGGACCTCGCGATCCACTCGGCCCTGATGGCGGAGCAGCAGGGCGCGGAGCTGCGTGCCCTCTCGCAAGCGAGCCTGACGCTCAGCCAGGAGACCAGGGACCTCGCCCAGCTCAGCCTTCAGCGTGCCGATGAGAGCAAGAAGGTCTCCTCGTGGGCGGCGATCCTGTTCGCGCCCACCCTCATCGGCACCGTCTACGGGATGAACTTCCGCCACATGCCCGAGCTCGACTTCGTCTACGGGTACCCCCTGGCGGTCGCCGCGATGATCGCGATGGGTGTGACCCTGTGGCTGATCTTCCGCCGACGCGGCTGGCTCTGA
- a CDS encoding DsbA family protein, whose product MKRTTKIQLSLAAGLVVAVLASAFVISRAQPESTVDAATVTVVAENSHRLDTAPDGSVVFTEFLDFECEVCLAVHPYVEELREEYAGQVTFVTRYFPIPAHKNSMNAAVAVEAAAQQGQFEAMYQRMFDTQTQWGEQQDSKADVFRGFAKDLGLDMTEYDAAIADPATEARVQQDFEAGIALGVTGTPTIFLDDQPIELTSPDALRAQLEEAVANK is encoded by the coding sequence ATGAAGCGCACCACCAAGATCCAGCTGTCTCTCGCCGCCGGCCTCGTCGTCGCGGTCCTCGCGTCCGCGTTCGTCATCAGCCGTGCGCAACCGGAGTCGACCGTGGACGCGGCCACGGTCACGGTCGTGGCGGAGAACAGCCACCGTTTGGACACGGCGCCGGATGGCTCGGTCGTGTTCACCGAGTTCCTCGACTTCGAGTGCGAGGTCTGCCTCGCCGTGCACCCCTACGTCGAGGAGCTCCGCGAGGAGTACGCCGGTCAGGTCACCTTCGTCACCCGGTATTTCCCCATCCCCGCGCACAAGAACTCGATGAACGCCGCCGTCGCCGTCGAGGCCGCCGCCCAGCAGGGACAGTTCGAGGCCATGTACCAGCGCATGTTCGACACCCAGACCCAGTGGGGCGAGCAGCAGGACTCGAAGGCGGACGTGTTCCGCGGCTTCGCCAAGGACCTCGGGCTCGACATGACCGAGTACGACGCGGCGATCGCCGATCCCGCGACCGAAGCCCGCGTGCAGCAGGACTTCGAAGCCGGCATCGCGCTCGGCGTGACAGGAACACCCACGATCTTCCTCGACGACCAGCCCATCGAGCTCACCTCCCCCGACGCCCTCCGCGCCCAGCTCGAAGAGGCGGTAGCGAACAAGTAG
- a CDS encoding cation transporter, translated as MSTLISPTALSAARRLVLQRRIRWIVAATIAYNVIEAIVAISAGTIASSTALIGFGLDSIVEVLSAAAVAWQFAAPDPEKRERVALRVIAVSFFGLAAFVSTDAVLALTGIREPEHSPIGIVLAAVSLAVMPFLSLLERRTGTELGSASAIADSKQTLICSYLSAAVLLGLVLNLTLGWTWADPVAGLVIVVFAVREGLEAWRGDACKTPVSALTGEREVEACDCC; from the coding sequence GTGAGCACCCTCATCAGCCCGACAGCGCTCTCCGCCGCCCGCCGCCTCGTCCTCCAGCGCCGGATCCGGTGGATCGTGGCCGCGACGATCGCTTACAACGTCATCGAGGCGATCGTCGCGATCTCCGCCGGCACCATCGCGTCCTCCACGGCGCTCATCGGCTTCGGCCTCGACTCCATCGTCGAGGTCCTGTCCGCCGCCGCCGTCGCCTGGCAGTTCGCCGCCCCCGACCCGGAGAAGCGCGAACGCGTCGCCCTCCGCGTCATCGCGGTCTCCTTCTTCGGCCTCGCCGCATTCGTGAGCACCGACGCGGTCCTCGCCCTCACCGGCATCCGCGAGCCCGAGCACTCCCCCATCGGCATCGTGCTCGCCGCGGTCAGCCTCGCCGTGATGCCGTTCCTCAGCCTGCTGGAGCGCCGCACCGGCACCGAGCTCGGGTCCGCGTCTGCGATCGCGGACTCGAAGCAGACCCTGATCTGCAGCTACCTGTCCGCGGCCGTGCTCCTCGGCCTGGTCCTGAACCTCACCCTCGGGTGGACCTGGGCCGATCCCGTCGCCGGGCTCGTGATCGTGGTCTTCGCCGTCCGCGAGGGCCTGGAGGCGTGGCGCGGGGATGCGTGCAAGACGCCAGTGTCCGCCCTCACCGGTGAGCGTGAGGTCGAGGCCTGCGACTGCTGTTGA
- the cmtR gene encoding Cd(II)/Pb(II)-sensing metalloregulatory transcriptional regulator CmtR produces MLTLASRVDVMNRLGRAMADPTRSRILLHLLDSPGYPSLLAEELSLTRSNVSNHLTCLRGCGIVVAVPEGRSTRYEIADAHLTRALTALVDVVLAVDDGLPCADADCDVPLCCEPTP; encoded by the coding sequence ATGCTGACTCTTGCTTCGCGCGTCGACGTGATGAACCGCCTGGGCCGGGCGATGGCCGATCCGACGAGATCTCGAATCCTGCTGCACCTGCTCGACAGCCCGGGCTACCCGAGCCTTCTGGCCGAGGAGCTGAGCCTCACCCGCTCGAACGTCTCGAACCACCTGACGTGCCTGCGCGGCTGCGGGATCGTCGTCGCGGTACCCGAGGGCAGGTCGACGCGGTACGAGATCGCCGACGCGCACCTGACCCGGGCGCTCACCGCGCTTGTCGACGTCGTGCTCGCCGTCGACGACGGCCTGCCCTGCGCCGACGCGGACTGCGACGTGCCCCTGTGCTGCGAGCCGACCCCGTGA
- a CDS encoding cation-transporting ATPase, with the protein MPNFRRLLGAAARALGDHSSSSHDRQQPSRGGDTEWRSVVRSAADRLTGDERTQRDQVRGADPGQGDGQRGSGHPEQQQYGRRQAGQLTEADRIALGKYDYLLRTADPEQLEQVHQDAFERLTPAQRELVLARLTEELPAHERPRSGSAADLARAATRGQTSRPGLMQRVLGGHRTSNRGSRNGAAMFAGGAAAGVGVAAIGGVAVAVASGAALSAAAGPLLSGAMADGIDFADLTEGFGLDGLPDLGGLSEGMGGIAQGGEEYLTGIGDQVGGLGEHFQIPGLGDFFDR; encoded by the coding sequence ATGCCCAACTTCCGCCGTCTCCTCGGTGCCGCCGCGAGAGCGCTAGGCGACCACTCCTCCTCCAGCCACGACCGGCAGCAGCCGTCTCGCGGCGGTGATACCGAGTGGCGCAGCGTCGTCCGTTCCGCGGCAGACAGGCTCACCGGGGACGAGCGCACTCAGCGCGATCAGGTCCGTGGCGCCGATCCCGGGCAGGGCGACGGGCAGCGGGGCTCGGGACACCCGGAACAGCAACAATACGGCCGGCGCCAGGCCGGCCAGCTGACCGAGGCCGACCGCATCGCGCTCGGCAAGTACGACTACCTCCTCCGCACCGCGGACCCGGAGCAGCTCGAGCAGGTCCACCAGGACGCATTCGAGCGCCTCACCCCCGCGCAGCGCGAGCTCGTCCTCGCACGTCTCACCGAGGAGCTCCCCGCTCACGAACGGCCCCGCAGCGGGAGCGCCGCCGACCTTGCCCGCGCGGCCACCCGAGGGCAGACCAGCCGACCGGGCCTCATGCAGAGGGTGCTGGGCGGCCATAGGACGTCGAACCGCGGGAGCCGCAACGGTGCCGCCATGTTCGCGGGTGGCGCGGCTGCGGGCGTGGGGGTGGCGGCGATCGGGGGCGTGGCGGTCGCGGTCGCGTCCGGCGCCGCGCTCAGCGCGGCGGCCGGCCCGCTCCTGTCGGGGGCCATGGCGGACGGGATCGACTTCGCCGACCTCACAGAGGGCTTCGGGCTCGACGGCCTCCCCGACCTCGGTGGACTGTCCGAGGGCATGGGCGGCATCGCGCAGGGCGGCGAGGAGTACCTCACCGGCATCGGCGACCAGGTCGGCGGGCTCGGCGAGCACTTCCAGATCCCGGGGCTGGGCGACTTCTTCGACCGCTGA
- a CDS encoding S8 family serine peptidase: protein MSVHHQASSKRTRRGGSTIRAVAVGVVFATVVLSTGSTASAAEVDHVEAIPATDGHYIVTLRDEPAASYDGDVEGLAATRVAPGGRLDATSDDVQRYSSHLEDLHATTVSSVGASISEDYSLTTNGFSTSLTAAQVRRLRSSQDVLSVEPDAVMHPASTPSIRSLGLDGDDGVWAQTGGQDRAGEGTVIGVLDTGIAPHNPSFAGAPLGSKAGADPWRDGAGISFRKSDGGVFHGVCQEGEGFTSADCSTKVIGARYFIAGRDAAAEANGMQEPRSPLDTRGHGSHTASTAAGNANVEATVAGRVIDRISGVAPAAKIAAYKACWAGPDASSDADDGCAHSDIIAAIEQATKDGVDVINMSFQGDTDDAETRRALLGAASAGVFVAASAGNGGPDAGTVGNAEPWVTTVAASTVPDNYSSTLVLGDGHRLAGQSVTVVSPVSGYLSLAAMSGVSGAVQPELCGPMTLDRSKVSGRIVVCDRGTVNRVDKSAEVRRAGGIGMVLVNPTADSVDLDAHSVPTIHFDSGARQKITDYAAQMGATATLVPGNTTGTSEPAPQIANYSSRGPKQDEGGDVVKPDIAAPGSGIVAAVADVDGKPAFGAESGTSMSSPHIAGLGLLYLGEHPKASPAEVKSAMMTTAYDTLDNRGTVVTDPFAQGAGEVLPKRYLDPGLLYLSGPKEWAGYAAAVGLQLPRPAKAVPASQLNLPSIAVSKLLDTQTVMRTVTSTRAGTWKPSVQGLDGVDAKVTPKTLSFSAAGQTRTFSVRLTTRNGADTDTWSTGSLTWTDGTTTARIPVAVNPQAIDAPASATGTGSSGSSGSTSITVTGGVRGRVTPALAGLARGEHLTGTGQGPGTPTGRGARGESLMYPLTLASSLRTLVLDVAPVDGKTDMDLVLARRDDDGALEAVQIAESPSLTEWIIASDLSAGEYTIVVEPGGTAGTAAAFNVTQYRIDSDTHEGAFSASPTSIPVKQGRKATFRASWTGLEPDAKYVGVVSYAGSPQTTIVDVDTSSASASPHSKRAHPSITPTASEPPNEP, encoded by the coding sequence ATGTCAGTCCATCATCAGGCCTCCTCGAAGCGCACGCGACGAGGTGGCAGCACCATCCGCGCCGTCGCCGTCGGGGTCGTCTTTGCGACCGTCGTCCTCTCCACCGGCTCGACCGCATCGGCTGCCGAGGTGGATCACGTCGAAGCGATACCCGCAACCGATGGTCACTACATCGTCACGCTCCGTGACGAGCCAGCGGCGTCGTACGACGGTGACGTGGAGGGGCTCGCGGCCACTCGCGTGGCTCCTGGAGGTCGCCTCGATGCCACATCGGACGATGTGCAGCGCTACAGCTCCCACCTCGAGGATCTGCATGCGACGACGGTGAGCAGCGTCGGGGCGTCCATATCAGAGGACTATTCGCTCACGACGAACGGCTTCTCCACCTCGCTCACCGCTGCCCAAGTGAGACGCCTCCGGAGCTCGCAGGACGTGCTGAGCGTCGAGCCGGATGCGGTGATGCATCCAGCGTCGACACCCTCCATCCGTTCGCTCGGCCTCGACGGCGACGACGGAGTGTGGGCGCAGACGGGCGGCCAGGATCGAGCCGGCGAGGGTACCGTGATCGGCGTCCTGGATACCGGCATAGCACCACATAACCCGTCCTTCGCCGGTGCGCCGCTCGGCTCGAAAGCCGGCGCGGACCCGTGGCGCGACGGAGCCGGCATCTCCTTCCGGAAGTCGGACGGCGGCGTGTTCCACGGCGTCTGCCAGGAAGGCGAGGGCTTCACGTCCGCCGACTGCTCCACAAAGGTGATCGGCGCCCGGTACTTCATCGCCGGCCGAGACGCAGCGGCGGAGGCGAACGGGATGCAGGAGCCCCGCTCTCCACTCGACACGCGCGGCCACGGCTCCCATACGGCCAGTACGGCGGCCGGCAACGCGAACGTCGAGGCGACGGTGGCCGGGCGTGTAATCGACCGGATTTCCGGTGTGGCCCCCGCCGCAAAGATCGCGGCATACAAGGCCTGCTGGGCCGGACCGGACGCGTCGTCCGACGCCGATGACGGATGCGCGCACTCAGACATCATCGCCGCGATCGAGCAGGCGACGAAGGACGGGGTCGACGTCATCAACATGTCGTTCCAGGGCGACACCGATGATGCAGAGACCCGGCGCGCGTTGCTCGGCGCGGCATCTGCGGGGGTATTCGTCGCGGCGTCCGCCGGAAACGGCGGCCCCGACGCCGGTACCGTCGGGAACGCCGAACCTTGGGTGACCACGGTCGCAGCAAGCACCGTGCCGGACAACTACTCCTCAACGCTCGTGTTGGGGGACGGCCACCGTCTGGCTGGGCAGTCCGTCACGGTCGTGTCTCCAGTGTCCGGCTACCTCTCCCTCGCCGCCATGTCAGGCGTCTCCGGTGCCGTCCAGCCGGAGCTCTGCGGGCCGATGACCCTTGACCGCTCGAAGGTGTCAGGCCGGATCGTGGTGTGCGACCGCGGCACCGTGAATCGCGTCGACAAGAGCGCCGAGGTGCGGCGTGCGGGGGGCATCGGGATGGTCCTCGTCAACCCCACGGCCGACTCAGTGGACCTGGACGCGCATTCCGTTCCGACTATCCACTTCGACTCCGGCGCCCGTCAGAAGATCACCGACTACGCCGCGCAGATGGGCGCGACAGCCACCCTGGTACCGGGCAACACAACCGGCACGAGCGAGCCGGCGCCCCAGATCGCCAACTACAGCTCGCGCGGACCGAAGCAGGACGAGGGTGGGGATGTCGTGAAGCCCGACATCGCGGCGCCCGGCAGCGGCATCGTCGCCGCGGTCGCAGACGTGGATGGGAAACCGGCCTTCGGCGCCGAATCCGGGACGTCCATGTCGTCACCGCACATCGCGGGTCTCGGACTCCTCTATCTCGGCGAGCACCCGAAGGCCTCACCCGCGGAGGTGAAGTCCGCCATGATGACCACGGCGTACGACACGCTCGACAACAGGGGCACGGTGGTCACGGATCCATTCGCGCAAGGTGCCGGAGAGGTCCTGCCGAAGCGCTACCTGGACCCCGGTCTGCTGTACCTCAGTGGGCCCAAGGAGTGGGCTGGCTATGCGGCGGCAGTGGGACTACAACTCCCCAGACCAGCGAAGGCCGTACCTGCCTCGCAGCTCAACCTACCCAGCATCGCCGTCAGCAAGCTCCTCGACACCCAGACCGTCATGCGAACCGTCACCTCGACGAGAGCCGGCACATGGAAGCCCTCGGTGCAGGGGCTCGACGGCGTCGATGCGAAGGTGACGCCCAAGACGCTGTCCTTCTCGGCAGCAGGGCAGACGCGCACATTCTCCGTTCGTCTGACCACAAGGAACGGCGCGGACACGGACACGTGGTCCACGGGCTCGCTCACGTGGACCGATGGGACCACTACAGCGCGAATTCCTGTCGCGGTGAACCCGCAGGCCATCGACGCTCCTGCCTCAGCGACGGGGACCGGATCGTCCGGATCGTCCGGATCGACGAGCATCACCGTCACGGGAGGTGTCAGGGGACGCGTCACTCCCGCATTGGCCGGGCTGGCACGGGGCGAGCATCTGACGGGTACCGGACAGGGACCGGGGACGCCGACTGGCAGAGGCGCACGGGGTGAATCGCTCATGTACCCCCTCACCCTGGCCTCATCGCTCCGCACGCTGGTACTCGATGTCGCCCCTGTCGATGGGAAGACGGACATGGACCTTGTGCTCGCTCGTCGCGACGACGACGGCGCACTCGAAGCCGTGCAGATCGCCGAGTCGCCATCGCTGACGGAATGGATCATCGCCTCCGATCTATCGGCGGGCGAGTACACGATCGTGGTCGAGCCCGGCGGGACCGCAGGCACCGCTGCGGCTTTCAACGTCACGCAGTACCGCATCGACAGCGACACACATGAGGGAGCATTCTCCGCGTCGCCGACATCCATCCCTGTGAAGCAGGGGAGGAAGGCGACATTCCGGGCATCTTGGACAGGGCTCGAACCCGATGCGAAGTACGTCGGAGTCGTGTCGTATGCGGGATCTCCTCAGACGACGATCGTCGACGTCGATACCTCTTCAGCCTCCGCGTCCCCGCACTCGAAGCGGGCGCATCCCTCGATCACGCCGACCGCTTCGGAGCCTCCCAACGAACCATGA
- a CDS encoding nuclear transport factor 2 family protein gives MSENTAAHVATTYFEALGRGDIPTVMAQFADDVIWHQPGANRFSGTHRGADGVGALLGGMMEASRGTFQLTVTGAPMVNGDDVAVPIRFTGFYGEKSMDMAGVDLLTVRDGHIAEVRLFSEDGTAEDAFWGDAV, from the coding sequence ATGTCTGAGAACACTGCCGCCCACGTGGCCACGACCTACTTCGAGGCGCTCGGCCGCGGAGACATCCCCACCGTGATGGCGCAGTTCGCCGACGACGTCATCTGGCACCAGCCCGGTGCCAACCGCTTCTCCGGGACCCACCGCGGTGCCGACGGAGTCGGAGCCCTCCTCGGAGGGATGATGGAAGCGAGCCGGGGCACCTTCCAGCTCACCGTGACCGGCGCGCCCATGGTGAACGGCGATGACGTCGCCGTACCCATCCGCTTCACCGGATTCTACGGTGAGAAGAGCATGGACATGGCCGGCGTCGACCTCCTCACCGTCCGCGACGGCCACATCGCCGAGGTTCGCCTCTTCTCCGAGGACGGCACCGCCGAAGATGCATTCTGGGGCGACGCCGTCTAG
- a CDS encoding L-threonylcarbamoyladenylate synthase gives MTDTTRTIPWDGSLDDRAARALEAPGGLVVAATKVGYILMTTDGAGLERKFDAKQRNREKPGVVLCTSIEQLKELAVLNDEILAFYQEHWDADVLLGCILPWREDAKHLIPDEVAGELAMDRRGTSCFVIKFGRPSEQIAEHLWKSRRVSFASSANPSGKGNRGRVEGIGERIERQADVIVAADDYVASIQPGLDETSRYEQGVMVSMVDASGALIPEQRGERSVSPNPTLIRRGLAVDTIMSALARSFPSWDYRHGQYY, from the coding sequence ATGACCGACACCACCCGCACGATCCCCTGGGACGGCTCCCTCGACGACCGCGCCGCCCGGGCCCTCGAGGCACCCGGCGGCCTCGTCGTGGCCGCCACGAAGGTCGGCTACATCCTCATGACCACGGACGGCGCCGGCCTCGAGCGCAAGTTCGACGCGAAGCAGCGCAACCGCGAGAAGCCCGGCGTGGTGCTCTGCACGAGCATCGAGCAGCTGAAGGAGCTCGCGGTGCTGAACGACGAGATCCTCGCGTTCTACCAGGAGCACTGGGACGCCGACGTGCTGCTCGGCTGCATCCTCCCGTGGCGCGAGGACGCGAAGCACCTCATCCCCGACGAGGTCGCCGGCGAGCTCGCCATGGACCGCCGCGGCACGAGCTGCTTCGTGATCAAGTTCGGCCGCCCGTCCGAGCAGATCGCCGAGCACCTCTGGAAGAGCCGCCGGGTCTCGTTCGCAAGTTCCGCGAATCCATCCGGGAAGGGCAACCGCGGCCGGGTCGAGGGCATCGGGGAGCGCATCGAGCGGCAGGCCGACGTGATCGTCGCGGCCGACGACTACGTCGCGTCCATCCAGCCGGGCCTCGACGAGACGAGCCGCTACGAGCAGGGCGTGATGGTGTCCATGGTCGACGCGTCCGGCGCGCTCATCCCCGAGCAGCGCGGTGAGCGCTCGGTCAGCCCGAACCCGACGCTCATCCGCCGCGGCCTCGCGGTGGACACCATCATGTCGGCGCTCGCCCGGTCGTTCCCGTCGTGGGACTACCGCCACGGCCAGTACTACTGA